In Kiritimatiellia bacterium, the genomic window TCCCGGGGCCGACGCCGCGCTGATCCGCGACGCCATCCTCCGCCGGCGCCTCCGGCCGATCGCCTACCTCCTGACGCACAGCCACGTGGACCACGTCAGCGCGCTCACCGAGTTGTGCCGGGACTTTCCCGCCCCCGTCGTAATGAGCGAGCCCGACGCGCGATGGGCCTTCACGTCCATCAACGAACTGCCGCCCTGCTACGCGGCCCCGGCGGCGCCCCCGGCACCGCCTATCCTCGTGGGCGAGGGCGACTGGCGGACCGAGGGGCCCTTCTCCTACCGGGTGATCGAAACGCCCGGCCACACGCCGGGCGGGATCTGCTTTCATCTGGCCGCGGACGGGGTCCTGTTCGCGGGTGACACGCTGTTCCAGGGAACGGTGGGCCGCACGGACCTGCCCGGCGGCGACGCCCGCGCGATGGCCCGCTCGGTCAAGCGGCTGGCGGAACTGCCGGATGAAACCCGGGTTTATCCCGGGCACGGCCCCGCCACGACGATCGGTATCGAGAAGCGCACCAACTTCTTCATGCGCCGGGCCGCGTCCTGACCCGGAATCCACGGCCGGGACGGCCGTGTCACTTTGATTCTTCCCGTGGCCCGGGCATCTCGCCCGGGGGCTCGGACGACTCCTCCCCGGCGACCGGCCGCCAAGCGCCGGAAAGGCCAAGGACAATGTCCTGCTCGTCGGTCCGGACCAGTTCAAAAACAAATTCCTGCACCTCGCGATCGCCGACGCGACCCTTGTCGATGTTCAGGTGGACGTGCGTCATGCGGCGATTGGGCAGCCGCACCGGGGTCACGGCGAGATCGATGCCATCCGCCGCGGCCCGCTCCTGGCCCTCCGCGTCCCACCACGCGATGCGCCCGTCCCGAACCTCCAACGCCACCTGCTCCAGCCATTCCATGCCGTCCCGCGGCGCGTCTCCCGCCGCGGGCTCCGCTTCTTCCTTCTTCTCGCCGGACCCCGGCGGCGGCGAGGCGGGCTCCGGCTCGGGTAGCTCGAACCCGCCCCACTGCGCGACCTGCGCGCCCAGCCGTTCGAGGGCGGCAGGTTCCCAGCGTCCGGACAGGCCCGGCGCGAAGGAGATCGCCCCGCCGCGTACGGTCACTTTTCGGAACAAGGGCCCCGGCCGGACCAGGTCGGAGAACGACCAGAGCAGAAGCACCTCGCGGGCGCGGAGGCCGGGCTGGCCGTTCTTCTCGCTGTCGCGGGTGGACAAGCCTTCCAGCCGCA contains:
- a CDS encoding MBL fold metallo-hydrolase, whose product is PGADAALIRDAILRRRLRPIAYLLTHSHVDHVSALTELCRDFPAPVVMSEPDARWAFTSINELPPCYAAPAAPPAPPILVGEGDWRTEGPFSYRVIETPGHTPGGICFHLAADGVLFAGDTLFQGTVGRTDLPGGDARAMARSVKRLAELPDETRVYPGHGPATTIGIEKRTNFFMRRAAS